Proteins encoded in a region of the Leishmania infantum JPCM5 genome chromosome 5 genome:
- a CDS encoding putative kinesin, with translation MNSTVFAYGQTGSGKTYSITGGTESYQDRGLIPRAMAMIYEEVARRREGGGRHLRRSSSAKAAGDDGHHASDDDASGGGATTYTITMSYLQIYNDKGQDLLNHGRDARTLEELPAVTIHEMEDDIMLKGLEQHSAPTLADALNLLFLGDTNRLYCETPMNKTSSRSHCIFTIYLEARSASSSVVRRSKLNLVDLAGSERVSKTGVSGTILTEAKHINLSLHFLEQVIVALSEKAKGVRDHVPYRNSFLTMVLRDSLGRNCKTVMLATAHVVASQVAETMSTCQFAQRVALIQQAPQVNVETDPVLLVRRLRAEVAQLKDEVAYLRANGGGSGAASLAADRTLTADEKSVCRGMVDAYIQKAAVDGDWSSRLTGLNGDMARIYCCYEILRERLVRGGGGVPHDTQQQRQQKQRLEDSEAQVTALRHTLQLKENELQMLLTVLKKAGHADATSSVGGAGGGASLCAAGMRYNAVAQTPHSDGGAISGSGEAKGVAGVPFIFTISRSSSGSRSANVGDVQNDEQQQAELSLRRSIYRDAQQLVAQLRRSAGAALTQATAAAAPPHAESTVEAALARVTTLAQQGQFTEAEVAVATEFLESKREYQQHVANLHERGEGDKNNGGGSGSGSGAGGGDARTAVDVLMDEQFLQNRAQALEAFKASYEAQHKVEEIKQLLRPTYAACKATAQQLNACVDAIKQLKTKIQRRRAERAADGSDVVDAEEAAWLAELSSMKERYNVHAAQLRHDKEEIDGMHAYLKHAQEQLVRDFERWFSARQQQVQLAVQQQELHAQRRHEEEKRAELTDGLRAALGVSPTNVPLSEKPGPTMCVTPPPSPRGDTGYTASSITSSQCGSSLPFSPLFSAAQRQRPYAHSASDSMIAAPCLPNTSGSGGLSAVLLPSTTQAPVRGEHHSSSVPTLSLTTPSARLAMTVKDGQLHSADVALARLSLSPTVQRDGSSTSPPATSPGLTGPAQNGWTTAKASTTLMMGGGTETTPSPTRPFHLLPLGDTTTTNTTANGTASSVAPAGSAASANKKPSNPYFPLFPSTGNAAADAQLAELYKAREAMRKQFQ, from the coding sequence ATGAACAGCACCGTCTTTGCCTACGGCCAgacgggcagcggcaagacgtACAGCATCACGGGCGGGACAGAGAGCTACCAAGATCGAGGTCTCATCCCACGCGCGATGGCCATGATCTACGAGGAAGTGGCACGGCGACGCGAGGGCGGAGGTCGacacctgcgccgcagcagcagcgccaaggCCGCAGGTGATGACGGCCACCACGCCAGCGATGACGATGCtagtggcggcggtgccacgACGTACACCATCACCATGTCCTACCTTCAGATCTACAACGACAAGGGGCAAGACCTGCTCAACCACGGGcgcgacgcgcgcacgctggaggagctgccggcCGTCACGATACACGAGATGGAGGACGACATTATGCTCAAGGGGCTCGAGCAGCACAGCGCCCCAACGCTGGCAGACGCCCTGAACCTTCTGTTCCTCGGCGACACGAACCGCCTGTACTGCGAGACGCCCATGAACAAGACGTCGTCACGCTCGCACTGCATCTTTACCATCTATCTGGAGGCCCGctccgcttcttcttccGTCGTGCGTCGCTCCAAGCTGAACCTCGTCGATCTCGCCGGAAGCGAGCGCGTGAGCAAGACCGGCGTCTCGGGCACGATCTtgacggaggcgaagcacatcaacctctctctccacttCCTCGAGCAAGTCATCGTCGCGCTcagcgagaaggcgaagggggTACGCGATCACGTGCCGTATCGCAACTCGTTTCTCAcgatggtgctgcgcgacagcCTCGGTCGCAACTGCAAGACAGTCATGCTCGCCACGGCGCACGTCGTTGCCTCGCAGGTGGCGGAGACGATGAGCACATGCCAGtttgcgcagcgcgtcgcaTTGATCCAGCAGGCACCGCAGGTGAACGTGGAGACGGACccggtgctgctcgtgcgcAGGCTGCGCGCGGAGGTGGCACAGCTCAAGGACGAAGTCGCCTACCTCCGCgcgaacggcggcggcagtggtgcggCGTCACTGGCGGCCGACCGCACGCTGACGGCGGATGAAAAGAGCGTATGCCGCGGCATGGTCGATGCGTACATCCAGAAGGCTGCTGTGGATGGCGATTGGAGCTCCCGCCTCACCGGCCTTAACGGGGATATGGCTCGTATATACTGCTGCTATGAGATTCTACGCGAGCGtctcgtgcgcggcggcggtggcgtgccCCACGATacgcagcaacagcggcagcagaaacAGCGGCTGGAAGACAGCGAAGCGCAGGTGACGGCACTGCGGCACACTCTGCAGCTCAAGGAAAACGAGCTGCAGATGTTATTGACGGTGCTCAAGAAGGCGGGGCACGCTGACGCGACGAGCAGCGTTGGCggggcgggcggcggcgcaagcCTCTGTGCCGCCGGTATGCGGTACAACGCCGTTGCGCAGACACCTCACAGCGACGGAGGCgccatcagcggcagcggagaggcgaAAGGCGTGGCGGGTGTGCCCTTTATTTTCACGATATCGCGAAGCAGCTCCGGAAGTCGGAGTGCGAACGTCGGTGACGTGCAGAatgacgagcagcagcaggccgagcTCTCGCTGAGGCGGAGCATCTACCGTGACGCTCAGCAACTAGTTGCTCAGTTGCGCCGgtcagctggcgcagctctcACGCAAgccacggcagctgcagcgccaccgcacgCGGAGAGTACAgtcgaggcggcgctggcccGTGTCACCACCCTTGCACAGCAAGGTCAGTTCACTGAGGCCGAGGTTGCAGTCGCCACGGAGTTCCTCGAGAGCAAGCGTGAGTACCAGCAGCACGTCGCGAACTTGCACGAGCGCGGCGAAGGGGACAAGAACAacgggggcggcagcggcagcggcagtggtgctggtggtggtgatgcccGCACTGCGGTGGACGTGCTGATGGACGAGCAGTTTCTGCAGAaccgcgcgcaggcgctggaggcgttCAAGGCCTCCTACGAGGCGCAGCACAAGGTGGAGGAGATaaagcagctgctccggcCCACGTACGCAGCGTGCAAggccacggcgcagcagctcaacGCCTGCGTAGACGCCATTAAACAGCTGAAAACCAAGAtccagcgccggcgagccGAGCGGGCGGCGGACGGCAGCGATGTCGTAGACGCCGAGGAAGCCGCGTGGCTGGCGGAGCTGAGCTCTATGAAAGAGCGCTACAACGTtcacgcggcgcagctgcggcacgaCAAGGAGGAAATCGACGGCATGCATGCCTATCTCAAGCACGCAcaggagcagctggtgcGCGACTTTGAGCGCTGGTtcagcgcgcggcagcagcaggtgcagctggctgtgcagcagcaagagctgcacgcgcagcgccggcacgaGGAAGAGAAACGAGCGGAGCTGACAGATGGCTTGCGAGCGGCCCTCGGGGTATCGCCAACCAACGTTCCGTTGTCCGAGAAGCCAGGCCCGACCATGTGCgtcacgccgccaccgtcgccgcgtgGCGACACGGGTTACACTGCGAGCTCAATCACGAGTAGccagtgcggcagcagcctgCCCTTCTCGCCACTATTCTCGGCCGCTCAGCGACAACGCCCCTACGCGCACTCGGCCTCCGACTCCATGATCGCAGCGCCGTGCCTGCCCAACacgagcggcagtggcgggtTGTCAGCAGTGCTGTTGCCATCCACCACGCAGGCGCCTGTGCGCGGTGAGCACCACTCCTCGTCGGTGCCGACACTCTCTCTGACTACACCGTCCGCGCGGCTGGCGATGACGGTGAAAGATGGACAGCTGCACTCTGCGGACGTGGCCTTGGCACGCCTATCGTTGTCGCCTACGGTGCAGCGAGACGGCTCCAGCACATCGCCACCGGCTACCTCGCCAGGGCTCACGGGGCCAGCGCAGAACGGCTGGACAACAGCGAAGGCGAGCACCACGTTGATGATGGGTGGCGGTACGGAAACCACACCGAGCCCGACGCGGCCGTTCCATCTCCTCCCTCTTGgcgacaccaccaccacgaacaCGACCGCCAACGGCACGGCCTCGTCTGTCGCccccgccggcagcgccgcctctgccaaCAAGAAGCCGAGCAACCCGTACTTCCCGCTGTTCCCGTCCACCGGGaacgccgcggcggatgcacagctggcggagctctACAAGGCGAGAGAGGCCATGCGCAAGCAGTTCCAGTGA